In the Perca flavescens isolate YP-PL-M2 chromosome 10, PFLA_1.0, whole genome shotgun sequence genome, CCCCGCCAACGGTTTCGTACCCGAACACCTCCTCTGCTGCCCCTCTTCCTTCCTTTGGCCCTGGGCTTGATATCTGTCAGATCAGCATCACGATTCAGTAGTCCTGGTACAGAAACACGCAGTTGAAGGAGCTCATGCCGGCTGTACATGAGAGGCAGGCCGGGCTCTCTCATAGCCTGGGATGTTGTTTGTACAGCTTTCCAAACAATCAGTGTCCACAGCCACAGAAGGCAAACAACGGTACGATTGTTGAATAAAATCATAATTAGGTCATCAAGGATCAATCACGCTAATAATCCAGAATTAAAAAGACTTCCAAAgagtcacaaaaacacataaaacacgGACGTTCTGAGTTCTGACACAGTGGTAGCAGAGTCGCCAGCAAGGGGGCGGCGCCTCATAGCAcgttaacagcgttttctgtgcttgtgaacttgcgagtttattcttccaagaacaaccagcaagaacattgggcctcattcaccaatatcttcctacgttttctcttaaatatgttcttaagaaggttcctaagacGAGTCtacgccggattcatgacgtcttcttaaacagcagaattgttcgcacctgtgttcttatgattgatgaatcccacgtcttcctaactgaaagcgcgtgccagttgttcctaattagcaaaaaaaaacgccccgcaaattcccatataaggacatgacacttcctgtgcacctcctgggagacaggttttcggagattgtcggagccgcggtgaaggaagtactgaatctcagtacttaaataaaagtaaaataaccagagacatatttactttagtaaaagtataagatgtccactaccacaaacgaggcctggcttttaaaaaaagttcctatcctaaccagcataaaacggaaatatgttgttagaatcggaatgcggttggttttattcatggatgtatttcattttctttaaccatgcaaataaagtgtgtgaagcagcgcaaatggggaaatgtgaagaggtccagccaaataaataagggcgttttcacacatgaaagtccgaaccaaggtccggaccaaggttcatgtttttgttaaattgtatacatttgatccggtaagttgtggtttcacactgcagttttgcaagcgcactaaagatctctacgtgacaaacctacgtcctgccgtcatcacatacgtgagctacatctccagatacttctaactgattggtttgttgaagggcttcctcgtcctctcatatcctctctctgtgtcggagtttttccaactgactgctgctctccccctactgactgctgctctccccctactgactgctgctctccccctactgactgctgctctccccctactgactgctgctctccccccctactgactgctgctctccccctactgactgctgctctcccctactgactgctgctctcccccctactgactgctgctctcccccctactgactgctgctctccccctactgactgctgctctccccctactgactgctgctctcccctgctgctctccccctactgactgctgctctcccctgctgctctccccctactgactgctgctctccccctactgactgctgcccccccctactgactgctgctctccccctactgactgctgctctccccctactgactgatgctctcccccctactgactgctgctctcccctactgactgctgctctccccctactgactgctgctctcccccctactgactgatgctctccccccctactgactgatgctctccccctactgactgatgctctccccctactgccgcggccctttttgttttgttgtgatgttgagaagcaagacacgggaactttctttctggagcatttgttcagagacaaactgaaacctacgctgtacatttaccacttaacaaataaactgctgatgtattctctgctctgatagccgacagctgtcttctctgaacccattcaccgtcactctctctcactaagcaccttaaaggagcttccccggtcttgtaacacaaggagagcctgccagagcttcttgtatttggtccaaaagtccgaaccatccaaaaatgctttcacactataaacgaaccggaccatggttcagtttggtccggaccgagaccacctctttttgtcagaccaaaatttggtcttttgatccggaccgcggtccgggggaggtttcacacctgtaattttggttcggatcaaactaaaaagtccgaaagtccggaccaaacaaggtatgtgtgaaaacgccctaagatATGAAcacgtcttacgcagcctggcagaggagtaaacgacgctgtggagagaaatagatatagcaactttgatttaaaaacgggaataataaaaacaaacgttttcacttttaccggaggctgtattaccgagggtcagcggcgctgcacccgggctctgcagcaccggagccggcttcgatcagcggtgccccatatatacagtatctacggcaacccatatatacagtatctacggcaacccatatatacagtatctacggcaaccaaactttactggtgagacaaacgtgtgacggtcaggaagatgttttggcagggggaaactgatcagaaaatgtaacgaacattgtagaaatgtagtggagtagaaagtatagataattgctgcaaaatgtaacaaagtaaaagtcaaaagtaggctatgcactattgagtctacttaagtaaagtacagatacgtgaaaaatgtacttaagtacagttaggacGAATTTGTACTTGTTatattctaccactgcattttggccctataaatagcgatcaatcaccaaataatacattttttttcaacaaatgatcagaaatacattacagtacaatactatcattgtaaacaactgtagaattaaataaaatgcagtaagcaatcatttggagcaaattgtcatcactcaaatgtgcgtaagagtgcttttcagtgtttgtagattttgttcttagctaagaacaaatccaagtttaaaaaaacattagtgaatgccagaattttcgtaaaaagttcgtaagaagggtttaagaacacatttctttgtaagaacggttggtgaatgaggcccattatccccaagaacacaagtccgtactttgcattcttggtattgagaaactCCCCATGTAAGTATGTTTGCATGTGTATCGCTCCACCATTGCATCtaactctctgtctgtttctatagaaactgagaggaagagggggaCTCAGACATCACAGCTGTCAGTACTGCGGCAAGTCCTTCACAACATCTGGACATTTAAAGATTCATGAgagagttcacactggagagaaaccATACAGCTGTCAGCACTGTGGCAAGACCTTCCCCACAACTGGAGGTTTAAAGATTCATCAgagagttcacactggagagagacCATACAGCTGTGgacaatgtggggcagctttcaaaCAGTGGGGTGTTCTCAAAAGTCATCAactcattcacactggagataaGCCATACAGGTGTGGACTATGTGGGAAAACCTTTTCTCGTGGTGATACCCTTAAAGCCCACCAactcattcacactggagataaaCCGTACAACTGTGACCAATGCGGAGCAGCTTTCACAACGTCGGGTAAACTTAAAGTCcaccaacgcattcacactggagagaaaccatacagctgtgaacaatgtgggaaaacgtTTTCTGATAGTGGTAACCTTAAAACCCACcgacgcattcacactggagagaagccgttctggtgtgaacaatgtgggaaaactttttcTGATAGTGGTAACCTTAAAACCCACcgacgcattcacactggagagaagccgttctggtgtgaacaatgtgggaaaactttttcTGATAGTGGTAACCTTAAAACCcaccaacgcattcacactggagagaagccgtacagctgtgaacaatgtgggaaaactttttcTGAGAATGGTAACCTTAAAACCCAcaaacgcattcacactgcctcCTCTTGAACATTTTCTAAAGCCAAACTGTTGTTAGAGTggagaaaggggaaaaaatacccagtggtgtagtctatttTTTTGTAGTGAGTATACGGTGATTTTCCCCTCTCAGCCTCCTACTCGCCTGTCCCACAGAGACACCCCATACACTAAGCCCATGTGACGTTTCCATATAGGAACTGTACACGGACAATTGTATTGATGGTGTTTATTTAAAGGCCTTGAAAAACACTTAAATTTGAGAAAAAGATGAGACAGATTTCCTTTTTGAGAAACTCAACAGAACAtgaacacaacaggacatcaCACAAATGAGCCATTTGATCGACACCGCTAGAGTGCCACACAAAACCATGACTAATAATTAGCATCATCATACAACTTTTGTATCTATTAGTAGTAACATCTGCTGAACAGGGCCTACATTTACACAAACGTATTTAATAAACAATCTTCACCATGCCTAACAAACGCTTAAAAAGCAGACAAGAGGAGAAAAAATCTCCACTTTcacttagttagttagttaattaTCTGACCATTGATAACTAATATTACCATATAGTAATTTAACTGTGTAAAGTAATGCACATTCAAgatttaaccccttaacgccgactgtcgctaatttgcatcaaaccccttccattccgactgcaggcgagatagcgtgtgtgttccccccaatgccggtttgtttacatgcgatacatacctaggaaccttttgcatgcactggtttctcgtaggaccggtcggagtgggagatacatccggttcacggaagcgaaattaaccctaaccctaaccctaaacctaaccctacccctaaccctaaagaaactactgtcaatgtagggagtaggagagtgttttctttcttgacgttgtcaagatccatgtatttgtcatttacagtttagaagttctaacaactttgtgacatgaatgaaatctactatgtgttttattaattttaccattttgtaatgAATtgtaccataatgcctgttgtcgctaatttgcatcatacctaaatttatatctattccatatgctatagacaaattaacattctcaacttaatttagcatcagcttggagccagaaacacacataatattttgtttatataattgtgaataaattcaggcgtcaagggaaTTTACTTGAATTTGTATAGTGATTGACCCTATGAATTTCCATTGCTCATATCAGCTTTGCATGTGTGCTGATATTTACCTAACTCCACTCTAACCAAGGATGCCTGTTTTTAAACTCCTAGATTGACTTTCAGTCCACAATGCTGACCACGAGTTCTCACCATCTCTCATTATTTGAAAAACGCTCCCTGTTCATttacaccaatcagggccggggggtctctaactgtgtgtcaatcactgctcacacacattcattttaccttgtggggggaggagcttaggagaccatttagCCTCTAGCGGATCCTCAAATTGTTGAtcttcaaattctttggctaagtcctggttcttcacaatcctacctccAGCACCTTTTAACCATCAGGTCATCCTGATCTGTGGCAGCTGCAGTGTCACCCGACACGGCAGTATCTTCAGGTACAGACTTTTGAAAACACTGAAGTagtgttatttatttctgtttacatttcaTATCTCGTTACTTTAAAACTTTGTTCAAACTCTACATAGTTGCGAGAAAGGAAAGACCATGCAAAGAATGCAACTTGTTGTTGCTTAGTAACGTCACGTCAGATCCAGGGCACGGCCACGGAAGCCCCAAAGGTCCAAATGTCAGTGGTTCACAACACAGACGGGGAGAATTTATGAATGAAAGTGAGAACGTTCTGTTACAAAACGATGTTGTTACGTATCATCGCGCTTTTGTAAGTGGGTATACGGAAATCCTTGACTTTTCCTAGTGAGTATAcagcgtatacctgcgtatgacatagactacaccactgtaaATGCCGTGAGTCAAGAAGTTTACTACCCAGATAACAAGAGAGAGCAGTCCCGAGCCCAAAGTAGCCGAGGTCCAGGACCACTTGCAGGCACTAACCTGATGATAAATATGGAAGAAGAACAAAGTGTGGAATTTGTCAGAGAACATAACATTGGGTCAAAAAGAGCATGTAAAGATGACAAGTGAAAATCAGTGCAGTGAAAACCACGATGAGTGTAACATAACAGTTGTTTTCCAAGGAATCAGATGATGAGATATTCATGGTTGAAGCTTGTAGAAGAAAATGATTTACCAGTTTTAGTCTCATTTTATCCTAATATCCTCTTTCTGGTCACTGATTAAGTTGATCATATTTTAAcagattttttaaaaacatatctTGTGTCGTGTAACTGAATGTTATTAACAATACACATCAAGAGATGGAATTGTTTTTGGATATATGACTGTTatcattcatattttatattattacttATGTATTAATGTGTTTTGTTGAAGAATATTGTGAGTTGggtttatatttttaatgttttcctTTTGTTGAAGCTGGTCATGTTGGTTCATACATGTGAGGTCACTTGAAGAGTAGTAATGTAGACTCTCTGTAATCTGAACACTTGATATTACCCCGCAaactatgaataaatatttttgacaacttctatgactttttttgtaaaaaaagattgacatactatgacttttttaaacatatcaTGAACTTTTTTTGACTTCATGTACTTTTTCTGGctctttgacatactacactttgACCTTCATGCCTTTCTCCgttagcatgtgttagcatATGTATCACGCTACTATGACTCTGTCTGATCCTATAGAAACCgagaggaagagggaagagGGGCCCGTTCACATTGTATGCGGCATGCGCTGCGCTCGCCGCTAGGTTGTCCTATTCCCAACTATATGTGTTGTGCTTACCGCCAGGCTCAGCGCAAATTTACGTCATACATGCGCCAATATTTGAATGCACATCGCACCTGCGTCCGGTGTTTACATCAGACGAGCAGTATGCAACATTATGTAGGATACACAATGGTGATTTGGTGGCGAAGATGTTTCGGTCTTTGAACCAAAAGAAAGCCTTGGCACTCTCCCTGGTTGTGAGGAGAAGACGGAGGAAGGCCCCCGCAGCTGCAGCAAGAAAGGTGTGGGAGCACGAGACCCTCAGGTCCAGAAAGGTGTGGGAGCAGTTGGGGGAATTCCGGCTGCAGGAGCTCCGCTTTCACTGTGACCGGTTCCAGGGCTCATTTTGGCTCAACAGGGAGCAGACAGTCTGCTGACGAGAGTCCGGCCTACAATTTCGCGGATGGGTTATGAATGGGTTTTCAtttcttaaaggagaattccggccaatttttacgttaatcttgattgctatagctacgcgagtactttcgatagaaaaaaaccccgacccgaatcagtgcaggtaacacggagaagctgcagctacgtactacaagcgtcccctgagctaaaacggcagtgctcggggcaagttttagagtgcctttgtgcctcttaacagacacaatatgcaattaatatgtctgtgccacaagaacagggcccttacgtgtcaacaagatgcgttttcaactcagacattgtttaaattcacctaccctggtccctgtctcgatcctgccagtagctagcttgccctgctagctgatagccgttagctgccgtttggtgagtgtatccagacaggcttctgtgataatcatcccaataacaatccacggagcggtggtggtgtggctatgtcctccagaggacaggtcatgtcacgtcttgaagtgtattcccccctacaaaaaacaatagtgctgtagtagctgttagctgctagctgccctccggtgagtgtgtacagccagatagctgttagccgttagctgctagctgccgtccggtgagtgtattcagccaggcatctgtgctaatcatcccaataaaaatccacggagcgcccggtggtgtggctatgtcccccagttactgaaggctacatttagcttgtgcttgagcagcaagttcatctgcctgtttcccctctgtctgtcagtctcgcgttctttccaactcttgaggctagttcttcgtctgtatactctggttcgaataaataaggatgaccatcaaactcaaaaggctcttccgtgtgttgcatatctgctatattcttcatactccaagcttcttccgttataaacaactccgcttttcactcttcacacacactacgctccaatctgcaaattactgtttacctttttctgctacaactgaattcccaggagaccgcgcgatgcaacagctaggcttcagtaacgctattactgtgcaagccacagacatcgtttatcccgtttccatgtagttacataggatagtcactgatatggtcataaccactacagtgctcaattacctattttgagggggaaataatctaaacctgtcgctgcaaaggcatgatctgtcctatgcaggatatccaccaacccaccgggcgctccgtggatttttattgggatgattatcacagatgcctggctgaatacactctccggacggcagctagcagctaacggctaacagctatctggctgtacacactcaccggagggcagctagcagctaacagctactaccgcactattcttttttttaggggggaatacacttcaagacatgacatgacctgtcctctggaggacatagccacaccaccaccgctccgtggattgtttttgggatgattatcacagaagcctgtctgaatacactcaccaaacggcagctagcagctaacggctatcagctagcagggcaagctagctactggcaggatcgagacagggaccagggtaggtgaatttaaacaatgtctgagttgaaaacgcatcttgttgacacgtaagggccctgttcttgtggcacagacatattaattgcattttgtgtctgttaagaggcacaaaggcactctaaaacttgccccgagcactgccgttttagctcaggggacgcttgtagtacgtagctgcagcttctcagtgttacctgcactgatttgggtcggggttttttctatcgaaagtactcgcgtagctatagcgatcaagattaacgtaaaaattggccggaattctcctttaataaaaGGTTGCATGTCAACACTACGTGTCATTGCATGTTTACATACATAAGTAAGATGTCTGCAGTTATTGCAGTTGGGTATAATAAAGCTAAGCTATGAGCCTAAATTCATAcattcatcattcattcattcatactctGGAAAACAGTGTTTAATGGGAATAGCCCCCCCCTTTCATGTGCATTGTTCATTACACTATTATTACAGAGTGAACTGTTAAATGTGGACAACACAAAACAGTTTCACTATCTTGGTATAAACAATGGCGTAAGGACTTGTCAGTTTGATTGGGTCATTGGTAGAAATACTTGCTTTGGACATGGAAACAAAAGATTTCAATCAAAATACACGCTTTTGCAGGTCCGTCACTATGCGGTGCAGTTTACACCAattgttttaagaaatgcacCAAAGTATCTGAGAAAAAATGTAACATAGTTATGATTGTATTTCAGTGGAGACATGTCCTTGTTGTTTTCACCTAGCTAAAACAAACCTGAATGATTTAAATTAGGAGGCTACAATAAGCTACAGACCTGGCATGCCTATTATGGTGGAAATATGCACCACAGCATATTTTTGCGTCCGAGGTCTCTGTACGACCTCAAACTTGTGTCGTACAGCTCTGGGAGATCGCTGACGGCCaaataatgttgaaaaataaaacataatgagatttaattttttttgtttatgattTAGCTCAAACGccccttacttattcaaaagagtggaacgtgATCCCGACTATTATTAGTGTATTAGTCttagtttaaataaaataaaataggcaTGCCTCTCTGAATGGGTAGGTCTATGCACTGGCATTCTCATAAGGGAATTGGTGAGGAATAAGAAATGCAAACTTGTGTTTTGGGACACACTTGTATTCCCTGTACAATGAATAGGCTTGGATGCACAGATGGTTTATCTTACGTTTTGATTACAGTTTATCATCATTTAGGAATATAATATTGTATGATAAAAACTGTTTTGTACCAGACAGAGAAGTAGAATAACAGGAAATGGCATTTATGTTGGTGTGTGTACTAGGGCGAGGAGAAAAGGTTACGCGAACAAGAAGAGGAAATTGCAGTTACACCACAAACAGGCCTGACaccgggtgtgtgtgtgtgtgtgtgtgtgtgtgtgtgtgtgtgtgtgtgtgtgtgtgtgtgtgtgtgtgtgtgtgtgtgtgtgtgtgtgtgtgtgtgtgtgtgtgtgtgtgacaactGAAGAATCTGCCCGGAGACAGGAGGACGACATTCATCAAGGAAGAGGATAAATGTTGAgggatacagtacaggccaaaagtttggacacaccttctcattcaatgtgtttctttattttcatgactatttacattgtagattctcactgaaggcatcaaaactatgaatgaacacatatgtaattatgtacttaacaaaaaagtgtgaaataactgaaaacatgtcttatattttagattcttcaaagtagccaccctttgctttttttgataactctgcaaacccttggtgttctctcaatgagcttcatgaggtagtcacctgaaatggttttaccttcacaggtgtgctttgtcagggttaattagtggaattatttcccttattaataaaaaagcaaagggtggctactttgaagaatctaaaatataagacatgttttcagttatttcacacttttttgttaagtacataattccatatgtgttcattcatagttttgatgccttcagtgagaatctacaatgtaaatagtcatgaaaataaaaaggaaacacattgaatgagaaggtgtgtccaaacttttggcct is a window encoding:
- the LOC114562968 gene encoding gastrula zinc finger protein XlCGF7.1-like, whose amino-acid sequence is MEEEQQKPEQRSNKVPRRAAAGSASDSSGVQKLRGRGGLRHHSCQYCGKSFTTSGHLKIHERVHTGEKPYSCQHCGKTFPTTGGLKIHQRVHTGERPYSCGQCGAAFKQWGVLKSHQLIHTGDKPYRCGLCGKTFSRGDTLKAHQLIHTGDKPYNCDQCGAAFTTSGKLKVHQRIHTGEKPYSCEQCGKTFSDSGNLKTHRRIHTGEKPFWCEQCGKTFSDSGNLKTHRRIHTGEKPFWCEQCGKTFSDSGNLKTHQRIHTGEKPYSCEQCGKTFSENGNLKTHKRIHTASS